Proteins encoded within one genomic window of Triticum aestivum cultivar Chinese Spring chromosome 2D, IWGSC CS RefSeq v2.1, whole genome shotgun sequence:
- the LOC123051414 gene encoding SNF2 domain-containing protein CLASSY 1-like, with protein sequence MAEDTLKGGPKGRRSHPISETPFEAFYDGSWHGVNCIKVRDGGLFVIFIYSGSTVEHNVDGEHLRLRSRRATYFDCSHVLKPGVDICVQSSHPLQGSPTGELKSLMLLSHDARLITIKRNHIEDQCLCLFVIMLHKNQCPDNTENGEVISDRREQLVTLNNIFLLQKLQPKELHEGSVQWSSAEDCLSHNRSKLLSARFSQEIAHLVVLSILNGMEFSIKLVEGNIIYRIIKGGRARCNLDSMSTPPGFGNSMEIVSFQLRNEALCPIIRNIPVTHAKKRNLTEDAGFTMKAELDGQLEDRRFTVKTELDGLLDVFSYEQVDLRRSKRRKTQAERFTSYDTPNFGRDRWKRCDAPSTKHGNSQRASRRDSPVAVESTYAEVPVNITRKQTSATAFVVKENPNSAEGKHKSTARITPVKEKPSSMEVKEESTFEERSPGPHVPRTPAKSKEKNLCPPLSLRRKSFTSSRGLNGNSEPVFGRKRKERICEREYKKMINQCIGNIQSEMERDFEFNLGVPMMNYDQGFYGEVNFTWPASSADNDSQEEKDGLEEFWEEMDHSLTTLALEKNQDSHSEAVHEATAGLGKSEENPCDHDCMLDEGLGLVCRLCNVVCVEIKHIFPQMANGNGYNKERPGCRNCDPDDLVLDPSLLAILGPEFSELRGSGNLWSLIPDLEPKLLPHQRNAFEFIWKNLAGSLQLEEMDNPTASTGGCVVAHTPGSGKTLLLISFLVSYLKVHPRSRPLVLTPKSAIHTWMREFEKWGISLPLHVLHQVDKRGKPMGPIDPRLQAILSNFRRPNWKSICLVDRLDKLCKWHEHPSVLLMTYSSFLRLAKQDSRMPQRAFMAQVLINNPGLLILDEGHNPRSNKSKLRRVLMKVKTEFRILMSGTVFQNNFEEYFNTLSLARPRFVDDVMTALVPERKKETRGRRAKHREAVARRIFVDRVGQMIESSDNWDRQGGISLLNKLTCGFIDSFEGSKLRSLPGIHVYTIFMKPTEIQEDILSRISMATSCGGRYLLEVELLITIASIHPWLIKTTKSSSTYFTPEEIHKVDRYKRDFAVGCKARFVIDLLHKSSYRGERVLIFCHNVSPISFLVELIENVFGWRLGEEVLVLQGDQELPVRSDVMDKFNTDSQGKRKVLIASTTACAEGISLTGASRLVMLDSEWNHSKTRQAIARAFRPGQERTVYVYLLVASGTWEEDKYSRNRRKAWMAKMVFHGRYFDVPLRNAVTAIDDGLLKELADEDKTKTFHMIVKQD encoded by the exons ATGGCTGAAGATACGCTCAAGGGAGGGCCTAAAGGTCGCCGTAGTCATCCCATCAGTGAAACTC CATTTGAGGCATTTTATGATGGCTCATGGCATGGAGTTAATTGTATAAAGGTCAGGGATGGCGGTCTGTTCGTTATATTTATCTACTCTGGTTCCACAGTCGAGCATAATGTGGATGGGGAACATCTGCGCCTACGCTCCAGAAGAGCTACGTACTTCGACTGCTCGCATGTTCTCAAGCCAGGTGTTGATATCTGTGTACAATCATCTCATCCACTGCAAGGAAGTCCAACTGGGGAATTGAAATCTTTG ATGTTACTGTCTCATGATGCAAGGCTCATCACAATCAAAAGAAATCATATTGAAGATCAGTGTCTCTGCTTGTTTGTTATTATGCTCCACAAGAACCAATGTCCTGACAATACAGAAAATGGAGAAGTGATATCTGATAGAAGAGAGCAGCTGGTGACCCTAAACAATATCTTCCTCTTGCAAAAGCTCCAACCTAAGGAGCTCCATGAGGGAAGCGTACAATGGAGTTCTGCAGAGGACTGCCTCTCTCACAACAGAAGCAAGCTGTTAAGTGCAAGATTCTCCCAAGAAATTGCACATCTCGTAGTTTTGTCTATCCTGAATGGAATGGAGTTCAGCATCAAGTTGGTAGAAGGAAACATCATCTATAGAATCATCAAAGGAGGCCGAGCGCGTTGTAATCTTGATTCCATGAGCACACCTCCAGGCTTTGGCAACAGCATGGAGATAGTTTCATTCCAACTGCGCAATGAGGCTTTATGTCCAATTATCAGAAATATCCCTGTCACTCATGCAAAGAAGCGCAATCTCACAGAAGACGCGGGATTCACTATGAAGGCTGAACTGGATGGTCAATTGGAAGACAGGAGATTTACAGTCAAGACTGAGTTGGATGGTCTTTTGGATGTTTTCTCGTATGAACAAGTGGATTTGAGGCGCTCAAAGCGTCGGAAAACTCAAGCAGAGCGCTTTACTAGCTATGATACGCCTAATTTCGGCCGTGACAGGTGGAAGAGATGTGATGCACCTTCCACCAAGCATGGCAATTCACAAAGAGCTTCACGTCGAGATTCACCAGTTGCAGTAGAATCAACCTATGCAGAGGTCCCAGTGAATATCACACGGAAACAAACAAGTGCAACCGCTTTCGTGGTCAAGGAAAACCCAAACTCCGCAGAAGGGAAGCATAAGAGCACAGCAAGGATAACTCCTGTTAAGGAAAAACCCAGCTCTATGGAAGTTAAGGAGGAGAGCACATTTGAAGAAAGATCTCCGGGTCCTCATGTTCCACGGACACCTGCAAAGAGTAAGGAGAAGAATCTTTGCCCCCCTTTATCTCTTCGGCGGAAGTCATTTACTTCATCACGCGGCCTAAATGGCAATTCTGAGCCAGTATTTGGTCGGAAAAGGAAGGAACGCATATGCGAAAGAGAATACAAGAAAATGATAAACCAATGCATAGGAAACATCCAGAGTGAAATGGAGAGGGACTTTGAGTTCAATCTAGGTGTTCCGATGATGAATTACGATCAAGGTTTTTACGGAGAAGTGAATTTCACATGGCCAGCTTCTTCTGCCGATAATGACAGTCAAGAAGAGAAAGATGGTCTTGAGGAATTTTGGGAAGAAATGGACCACTCATTGACCACACTAGCGCTTGAGAAAAATCAG GACTCACATTCAGAAGCAGTTCATGAAGCCACTGCTGGTTTAGGTAAAAGTGAAGAAAATCCATGTGATCATGACTGCATGCTGGATGAGGGGCTTGGACTGGTGTGCAGATTATGTAATGTTGTATGTGTGGAGATAAAGCATATCTTTCCGCAAATG GCCAATGGTAATGGCTATAATAAGGAGAGACCTGGATGCCGCAATTGTGATCCTGATGATCTTGTACTTGATCCTTCTCTTCTTGCAATCTTGGGACCAGAGTTTTCAGAACTGAGGGGCTCCGGGAACCTGTGGAGTTTAATACCAGATCTTGAGCCTAAACTACTTCCTCACCAAAGGAATGCATTCGAATTCATTTGGAAAAACTTGGCGGGATCGCTGCAACTCGAGGAAATGGATAATCCAACAGCCAGTACAGGTGGCTGTGTGGTTGCACATACTCCTGGATCAGGGAAAACTCTGCTGCTGATCTCATTTCTTGTCAGTTACTTGAAAGTTCACCCGAGAAGCCGGCCGTTGGTGCTTACTCCAAAATCTGCTATCCATACATGGATGAGAGAATTTGAGAAATGGGGCATTTCACTTCCTCTGCATGTGCTTCACCAGGTTGACAAAAGAGGCAAGCCAATGGGGCCTATTGATCCTAGGCTGCAGGCAATTTTAAGCAATTTTCGCCGCCCGAACTGGAAAAGTATTTGCCTTGTGGATCGGCTGGACAAGTTATGCAAGTGGCATGAGCACCCCAGTGTTCTCCTCATGACATACTCATCTTTCTTACGGCTGGCCAAACAAGACTCAAGAATGCCGCAGCGAGCATTCATGGCGCAAGTCCTGATCAACAACCCTGGGCTGTTGATCCTCGACGAGGGTCACAACCCAAGGAGCAACAAATCCAAGTTGCGGAGGGTGCTGATGAAGGTGAAGACTGAGTTTAGAATCCTCATGTCTGGTACGGTCTTCCAGAATAACTTTGAAGAGTATTTCAACACCCTATCTCTGGCCAGACCTCGGTTTGTGGACGATGTTATGACCGCGCTTGTCCCGGAAAGGAAGAAGGAAACGAGGGGCAGGAGAGCTAAACATAGAGAAGCAGTGGCAAGGCGCATCTTCGTGGACAGAGTTGGGCAGATGATTGAGTCCAGCGACAACTGGGACCGGCAAGGTGGTATCAGCTTGTTAAACAAGCTTACATGTGGGTTCATCGATTCATTCGAAGGGTCAAAGCTAAGGAGCCTTCCAGGGATACATGTATACACAATTTTCATGAAACCCACTGAAATTCAGGAGGATATACTTTCAAGAATATCGATGGCCACGTCATGCGGTGGCCGTTACCTTCTCGAGGTTGAGCTGCTCATCACCATTGCTTCTATCCATCCATGGCTTATAAAAACAACCAAATCTTCTAGCACTTACTTCACTCCAGAAGAAATTCATAAAGTTGACAGGTACAAGAGGGACTTTGCTGTCGGTTGCAAGGCGAGGTTTGTCATCGACCTGCTGCACAAGTCGTCGTACAGGGGGGAGAGGGTGCTGATATTCTGCCACAACGTGTCCCCGATAAGCTTTCTCGTCGAGTTGAtcgagaatgtgttcggatggcgCCTCGGGGAGGAAGTCCTGGTGCTCCAAGGTGATCAGGAGCTGCCTGTCCGCTCCGACGTCATGGATAAGTTTAACACCGACAGTCAAGGTAAGAGGAAGGTGCTCATTGCTTCGACGACGGCCTGCGCCGAGGGTATCAGCTTGACAGGTGCATCAAGGTTGGTCATGCTGGATTCGGAGTGGAACCACTCCAAGACCAGGCAGGCGATCGCGCGGGCGTTCAGGCCCGGCCAGGAGAGGACCGTGTATGTCTACCTGCTGGTGGCATCTGGTACATGGGAGGAGGACAAGTACAGCCGCAACAGGAGGAAGGCTTGGATGGCCAAGATGGTCTTCCACGGACGCTATTTCGATGTTCCGCTACGGAACGCGGTGACTGCTATCGATGATGGTCTTCTcaaggagcttgctgatgaagataaGACCAAAACCTTCCATATGATAGTTAAGCAGGACTGA